Proteins encoded in a region of the Pseudomonas denitrificans (nom. rej.) genome:
- a CDS encoding AraC family transcriptional regulator: protein MSAISQLEVFQSMNASPNARLERCAELGDGLSAAIWSNSHDARDYHAPSHHTLSCYLNDGTGTFRRGAPGTTGAPDKLCVMPAGAESAWIVNGDIRLAHLYIGQEQFSLGCIRLLDREPRELQLHERTFLDDPQQAARFRQLVKLDWHEPGERIRTSTLAHDLIDHLLLNQVGMREGLKLKGGLAPTMRRRVADYIEQRLDQPLSLGELAMQTALSEYHFARMFRESFGMPPHQYVLARRVALAQRLLRDTRQPLSQVALACGFSSASHFANRFRSVVGGTPGEYRQAFEK from the coding sequence ATGTCAGCCATTTCGCAGCTCGAAGTCTTCCAGTCGATGAACGCCTCGCCCAACGCCCGCCTGGAGCGTTGCGCGGAGCTGGGCGACGGGCTGTCCGCTGCGATCTGGAGCAACAGCCACGACGCCCGCGACTACCACGCGCCGAGCCACCACACACTGTCCTGCTACCTGAACGACGGCACCGGCACCTTCCGTCGTGGCGCCCCCGGCACCACTGGGGCGCCCGACAAGCTCTGCGTGATGCCGGCCGGCGCCGAGTCGGCCTGGATCGTCAACGGCGACATCCGCCTGGCCCACCTCTATATCGGCCAGGAACAGTTCTCGCTCGGCTGCATCCGCCTGCTCGACCGCGAGCCGCGTGAACTGCAACTGCACGAACGCACCTTCCTCGACGACCCGCAGCAGGCCGCGCGCTTCCGCCAGCTGGTGAAGCTCGACTGGCACGAGCCGGGCGAACGCATTCGCACCAGTACGCTGGCCCATGACCTGATCGATCACCTGCTGCTGAACCAGGTCGGCATGCGCGAAGGCTTGAAACTCAAGGGCGGGCTGGCGCCGACCATGCGCCGGCGCGTGGCCGACTACATCGAGCAGCGCCTGGACCAGCCGCTGTCCCTCGGCGAGCTGGCGATGCAGACGGCACTGTCGGAATACCACTTCGCGCGGATGTTCCGCGAAAGCTTCGGCATGCCACCGCACCAGTACGTCCTGGCCCGCCGCGTGGCCCTGGCGCAGCGCCTGCTGCGCGACACCCGCCAGCCGCTGAGCCAGGTCGCCCTTGCCTGCGGGTTCTCCAGTGCCAGCCACTTCGCCAACCGCTTCAGATCGGTGGTAGGCGGGACACCAGGGGAATACCGGCAGGCGTTCGAGAAGTAG
- a CDS encoding DUF3325 domain-containing protein yields MLLVFGLNLLALAAACLSLSRHHRDLFGSAPSPSRVRLLRIVALVDGALALAYSIHRMGIELGIVYWACLLMIACAALVLLLAWRPRWALPTAAVMPVIGGVLAVLG; encoded by the coding sequence ATGCTGCTGGTGTTCGGTCTCAACCTGCTGGCGCTGGCGGCGGCCTGCCTGTCGCTGTCCCGCCATCATCGCGATCTGTTCGGCAGTGCTCCATCGCCGTCCCGCGTGCGCCTGCTGCGGATCGTGGCGTTGGTGGATGGTGCGTTGGCGCTGGCCTATTCGATTCACCGTATGGGCATCGAACTGGGCATCGTCTACTGGGCATGCCTGCTGATGATCGCCTGTGCTGCGCTGGTCCTGCTGCTGGCCTGGCGTCCGCGCTGGGCTTTGCCGACGGCGGCGGTGATGCCGGTGATCGGTGGCGTGCTGGCGGTGCTGGGCTGA
- a CDS encoding PepSY-associated TM helix domain-containing protein, producing MSLRQSMSGLHTWAGLLVSWILFVVLFSGTVAVFDKELTRWMTPQLHKLEQVKVGADQVRELIALRAPKAHGYWMHPPTERMPYWTAGWEPADFSEFQSFLVDAQSGEVLPRTVGGNFFLELHYELHGGILGLYVVGVAGVFMLVALVSGVIVHRRIFKDFFTLRPKAARQRAWLDAHNVLGVLGLPFHLLMAYTGLAIFITFYMTAGIKVAYKNDMEHFFHDVQGAFDREALGKPAKATKSIDNMILKAREAWGDDSQVGWINIENPGDAAAMVQIRKTIDKSMVNDQRTVSFDSGSGALLHVQKPYKPGYKTYAWLTALHMAQFGNELLRVMYFVLGLVGCVMVFGGLQVWVSKREGRGHRGVALVRTLNGAVCGGLPIASLGLLAASRLLPADLLQRTRWEATAFVVIWLLALAHALLRRGSRSMAREQFAALAALALLLPVLSLFGPEPGRVTTHVANGDWMMVGIDLGLLLIGGLCAFLGWRLGQERVEPTRARRVRNEEYA from the coding sequence ATGAGCCTGCGTCAATCGATGTCCGGCCTGCACACCTGGGCCGGGCTGCTGGTCAGCTGGATTCTCTTCGTCGTGCTGTTCTCCGGCACCGTCGCAGTGTTCGACAAGGAGCTCACCCGCTGGATGACCCCGCAGCTGCACAAGCTGGAGCAGGTCAAGGTGGGCGCCGACCAGGTGCGCGAGCTGATCGCCCTGCGCGCGCCCAAGGCCCATGGCTACTGGATGCACCCGCCCACTGAGCGCATGCCGTACTGGACGGCGGGCTGGGAGCCGGCGGACTTCAGTGAGTTCCAGTCCTTCCTGGTGGATGCCCAGAGTGGCGAGGTGCTGCCCAGGACGGTCGGTGGCAACTTCTTCCTCGAACTGCATTACGAACTGCACGGCGGAATCCTCGGCCTCTACGTGGTCGGGGTGGCCGGTGTATTCATGCTGGTGGCACTGGTCAGCGGGGTGATCGTCCACCGGCGCATCTTCAAGGACTTCTTCACCCTGCGCCCGAAAGCTGCCCGGCAGCGCGCGTGGCTGGATGCGCACAACGTGCTGGGCGTGCTCGGCCTGCCGTTCCATCTGCTGATGGCCTACACAGGCCTGGCGATCTTCATCACCTTCTATATGACCGCCGGCATCAAGGTGGCCTACAAGAACGACATGGAGCACTTCTTCCATGACGTGCAGGGCGCCTTCGATCGCGAGGCGCTGGGCAAGCCGGCCAAGGCGACCAAGTCCATCGACAACATGATCCTCAAGGCCCGCGAGGCCTGGGGCGATGACAGCCAGGTCGGCTGGATCAACATCGAGAACCCGGGCGATGCGGCGGCGATGGTGCAGATCCGCAAGACAATCGACAAGAGCATGGTCAACGACCAGCGTACCGTGTCCTTCGACTCCGGCAGCGGCGCGCTGCTGCACGTGCAGAAGCCCTACAAGCCGGGCTACAAGACCTACGCCTGGCTGACCGCCCTGCACATGGCGCAGTTCGGCAACGAGCTGCTGCGGGTGATGTATTTCGTCCTCGGCCTGGTGGGCTGCGTAATGGTGTTCGGCGGCCTGCAGGTCTGGGTCAGCAAGCGTGAGGGGCGCGGCCACCGTGGCGTTGCGTTGGTGCGTACGCTCAACGGCGCGGTTTGCGGCGGTCTGCCGATCGCCTCCCTCGGCCTGCTGGCGGCATCGCGCCTGCTGCCGGCCGACCTGCTCCAGCGCACCCGCTGGGAAGCCACCGCCTTCGTGGTCATCTGGCTGCTGGCGCTGGCCCACGCGTTGCTGCGCCGTGGCAGTCGCTCCATGGCTCGCGAGCAGTTCGCCGCGCTGGCGGCGCTGGCGTTGCTGCTGCCGGTGCTGAGCCTGTTCGGCCCCGAGCCAGGGCGGGTCACGACGCATGTCGCCAACGGCGACTGGATGATGGTCGGTATCGATCTCGGCCTGCTGCTGATCGGCGGTCTCTGCGCTTTCCTCGGCTGGCGACTGGGACAGGAGCGTGTTGAGCCGACTCGCGCACGCCGCGTCCGTAACGAGGAGTACGCCTGA